A DNA window from Castanea sativa cultivar Marrone di Chiusa Pesio chromosome 7, ASM4071231v1 contains the following coding sequences:
- the LOC142643748 gene encoding B2 protein-like yields MSIVNSTNTSKTTNGSSLWQFGTEFQFHQVVATTDDYHRWSSAASRLAFDNEVRMAERYANIDGDDHFRKNNFLDLSLKYSEMKIHHPFHGQQPDKWYKTLPSAEMLPRNEVLGGFIFVCNNETMQEDLRRQLFGLPQKYKDSVRAITPGIPLFLYNYTSHQLHGVFQAMSFGGSNIDPTAWEDKKFKGESRFPAQVRIQIKKKCKPLEEDAFRPILHHYDGPKFRLQLSVPETLALLDLFKEEDLSPMVAVAGLQEARAH; encoded by the exons atgTCAATTGTGAATAGTACTAACACAAGCAAAACTACTAATGGAAGCTCTCTATGGCAATTTGGTACTGAATTCCAATTCCATCAAGTAGTAGCCACTACAGATGATTACCACAGATGGAGCTCAGCTGCATCAAGACTTGCATTTGACAACGAAGTGAGAATGGCAGAAAGATATGCAAACATAGATGGTGATGATCACTTTagaaagaataattttttagatctgTCACTGAAGTACTCTGAGATGAAAATTCATCATCCTTTTCATGGGCAGCAGCCTGATAAGTGGTACAAGACTCTGCCCTCTGCTGAGATGCTGCCTAGGAATGAGGTCTTGGGAGGCTTCATTTTTGTATGTAACAATGAGACAATGCAAGAGGATCTCCGCCGCCAACTCTTTG GCTTACCTCAGAAATATAAGGATTCTGTTAGGGCAATAACCCCTGGCATACCCCTTTTTCTTTATAACTACACATCACACCAGCTGCATGGAGTATTCCAG gcaaTGAGTTTTGGTGGGTCTAACATAGACCCAACAGCATGGGAAGACAAGAAGTTCAAAGGAGAATCAAGATTTCCAGCACAG GTTAGAATTCAAATCAAGAAGAAATGCAAACCATTAGAAGAAGATGCATTTAGGCCAATATTGCACCACTATGATGGCCCAAAGTTCCGATTGCAGCTCTCTGTGCCTGAG ACACTTGCattgttagacttgtttaaaGAGGAGGACCTCTCACCAATGGTAGCAGTAGCAGGATTGCAGGAAGCTCGAGCTCACTAA
- the LOC142642469 gene encoding monooxygenase 1-like: MDAMEEIEIVIVGGGICGLATALALHRKGIKSVVLEKSETLRSTGAGITIRANGWCALHQLGVASNLRLTALPIQGGKDICLANGQQQEISIEKGEIRCLRRSELITSLAESLPPGTIHLGCEVLSITPDPLSSYSIIQLQNGGTIKAKVLIGCDGANSVVADFLGLKPLKFFSLSEVRGYTEYPSGHDFKNEYAQVRGDHSMIGMIPIDNKLVYWFVTHKANPKDVVAKDPELLQQLTLEAIKGFPTEMLDMVKHSDRDSLSLARLRYHAPWDILLESFRKGTVTVAGDAMHVMGPFLAQGGSAALEDAIILARCLAQKRHKIDIKTNGSQVTAHKVGEALDQYVKERRMRLVRLSTQTYLTGLLIKNPPLLVRFVCNILMTVLFSDPTAHSRFDCGRL, translated from the exons ATGGATGCAATGGAAGAGATAGAGATTGTCATAGTTGGTGGTGGCATTTGTGGTCTTGCTACTGCTCTTGCTCTTCATAG GAAGGGTATAAAAAGTGTAGTATTAGAAAAATCGGAGACACTGCGTTCAACTGGAGCAGGTATCACTATCAGGGCAAATGGTTGGTGTGCTCTTCATCAGCTTGGTGTTGCTTCAAACCTCAGACTAACTGCCCTCCCTATACAAGG GGGGAAAGATATATGTCTTGCAAATGGACAGcaacaagaaatatcaattga GAAGGGGGAAATTCGATGCTTGAGGCGAAGTGAGCTTATTACAAGCCTAGCAGAAAGCTTGCCTCCTGGCACAATACACCTTGGATGCGAAGTACTCTCCATTACACCAGACCCACTTTCTTCCTATTCAATTATTCAACTCCAAAATGGAGGTACCATCAAGGCTAAG GTTTTGATTGGATGTGATGGAGCCAACTCAGTAGTTGCAGATTTTCTTGGGCTAAAACCACTAAAGTTTTTCTCATTATCGGAAGTCAGAGGTTACACTGAATATCCAAGTGGTCATGATTTCAAAAATGAATATGCCCAAGTCAGAGGAGATCATAGCATGATTGGGATGATCCCAATTGACAATAAGTTGGTCTATTGGTTTGTGACTCATAAAGCTAATCCAAAAG ATGTGGTTGCAAAGGACCCGGAGCTCCTTCAACAACTGACTCTTGAAGCAATTAAAGGCTTCCCTACAGAAATGTTAGACATGGTAAAACACAGTGACcgagactctctctctcttgcacgCTTGAGATATCATGCCCCATGGGACATACTACTAGAAAGTTTTAGAAAAGGAACAGTGACAGTGGCTGGAGATGCCATGCATGTCATGGGTCCATTCTTGGCACAGGGTGGCTCAGCAGCTTTAGAAGATGCAATCATCTTAGCAAGATGCTTGGCACAAAAGAGGCATAAAATTGATATTAAGACCAATGGAAGCCAGGTGACAGCGCACAAAGTTGGAGAAGCATTGGATCAATATGTGAAAGAACGGAGGATGAGATTGGTGCGATTGTCAACACAAACTTATCTAACTGgtttactaataaaaaatccACCATTGCTAGTGAGATTTGTATGTAACATCCTAATGACGGTTCTCTTCAGTGACCCCACTGCTCATTCTCGCTTTGACTGTGGCCGCCTCTAA